In one window of Streptomyces griseus subsp. griseus DNA:
- a CDS encoding DeoR/GlpR family DNA-binding transcription regulator: MSENQNLLAEQRRALILDEVRRRGGVRVNELTRRLNVSDMTIRRDLDALARQGVIEKVHGGAVPVVEASTHEPGFEAKSALELSAKEDIARTAAAMAQPGSAIALSGGTTTYALARHLLDVPDLTVVTNSVRVADVFHDAQRPAPGRGAGPGTATVVLTGGVRTPSDSLVGPVADRAIDSLHFDLLFLGVHGISAEAGLSTPNLAEAETNRRFVRSARRVVVVADHTKWGTVGLSSFATLDEVDTFVTDAGLTSAAREEIGEHLPGLVVAGGPPEETVAPG, from the coding sequence TTGAGCGAGAATCAGAATCTGCTCGCGGAGCAGCGACGTGCCCTGATCCTCGACGAGGTCCGCAGGCGCGGTGGCGTCCGGGTCAACGAGCTGACCCGGAGGCTGAACGTCTCCGACATGACGATCCGTCGGGACCTGGACGCGCTGGCCCGGCAGGGGGTCATCGAGAAGGTCCACGGGGGTGCCGTCCCGGTGGTCGAGGCGTCCACCCATGAGCCGGGCTTCGAGGCGAAGTCGGCGCTGGAGCTGAGCGCCAAGGAGGACATCGCACGGACGGCGGCGGCGATGGCCCAGCCCGGCAGCGCGATCGCCCTCTCGGGCGGTACGACGACGTATGCGCTGGCCCGGCATCTGCTGGACGTACCGGATCTGACGGTGGTGACCAACTCGGTGCGGGTGGCCGATGTGTTCCACGACGCGCAGCGTCCCGCACCGGGCCGGGGGGCGGGGCCGGGGACGGCGACGGTGGTGCTGACGGGCGGGGTGCGGACCCCTTCGGACTCGCTGGTGGGGCCGGTCGCGGACCGGGCCATCGACTCCCTCCACTTCGACCTGCTCTTCCTCGGTGTGCACGGGATCTCCGCCGAGGCCGGGCTCTCCACGCCCAACCTCGCGGAGGCCGAGACCAATCGGCGCTTCGTCCGGTCGGCACGCCGGGTCGTGGTGGTGGCCGACCACACCAAGTGGGGGACGGTGGGTCTGAGTTCCTTCGCCACGCTGGACGAGGTGGACACCTTCGTGACGGACGCGGGGCTGACCTCGGCGGCGCGCGAGGAGATCGGCGAGCATCTGCCGGGGCTGGTGGTGGCGGGCGGACCGCCCGAGGAGACCGTCGCACCGGGCTGA